One genomic region from Vicinamibacteria bacterium encodes:
- a CDS encoding DUF2190 family protein has product MKNFVSNGKNMELTAPSGGVVSGTAYLIGGLLVVATHDAAQTLPFRARVVGAVDHAKADDAWSEGLKLYWDNSAKKITATASGNTLVGVAIKPIVAAVVSLATDADPSDLLISGLTLQVLDFAQLATDDAEVTVTINGTATVLVEGTDYTAATSDDATATSLASAINALAGVSAAAVTDTVTVTPSTGISATQHTVGRVRLDGATR; this is encoded by the coding sequence GTGAAGAACTTCGTTTCCAACGGAAAGAACATGGAGCTCACCGCCCCCTCGGGCGGTGTCGTGAGCGGGACAGCCTACCTCATCGGTGGGCTTCTCGTGGTCGCAACCCATGACGCCGCGCAGACCCTCCCCTTCCGGGCGCGCGTCGTTGGGGCGGTCGATCATGCGAAAGCCGACGATGCCTGGAGCGAGGGGCTGAAGCTCTACTGGGACAATTCGGCGAAAAAGATCACGGCGACGGCGAGCGGCAACACCTTGGTTGGAGTCGCTATCAAGCCAATCGTCGCCGCCGTTGTTTCGTTGGCGACAGATGCGGACCCGTCCGACTTGCTGATTTCTGGGCTCACGCTTCAAGTTTTGGACTTCGCTCAGCTCGCGACCGATGACGCGGAAGTGACGGTAACGATCAACGGCACGGCGACCGTATTGGTCGAGGGCACGGACTACACGGCAGCGACGAGCGATGACGCGACGGCCACTAGTCTCGCCTCCGCTATCAATGCTCTCGCGGGTGTGAGCGCGGCGGCAGTGACGGATACGGTGACCGTAACGCCGTCGACGGGAATCAGCGCGACTCAGCACACGGTTGGCCGCGTCCGGCTCGACGGGGCGACCCGATAG
- a CDS encoding DUF2190 family protein, with protein sequence MKTYAQDAEVVEFTAPTGGVVSGTAYLIGSLLVVATHSAAQTLPFRGRVTGIVEHAKVSAQAWTEGAKIYWDDTAKNFTTTSGGNTLVGVAAAAAANPSATGKVRLDGVAR encoded by the coding sequence ATGAAAACGTACGCACAAGATGCCGAGGTCGTCGAGTTCACGGCACCTACCGGTGGAGTCGTCAGCGGAACGGCATATCTCATCGGCTCGCTTTTGGTAGTCGCGACTCACAGCGCAGCTCAGACGCTCCCTTTCCGCGGTCGAGTAACCGGCATCGTGGAGCACGCGAAGGTAAGCGCTCAGGCGTGGACCGAAGGGGCGAAGATTTACTGGGACGACACGGCGAAGAACTTCACGACAACGTCTGGCGGTAATACGCTGGTTGGCGTTGCGGCGGCAGCAGCCGCGAACCCTTCCGCCACCGGGAAGGTGCGTCTCGATGGAGTCGCCCGCTAG
- a CDS encoding phage tail protein, translating into MADINVQIDSKAVERALREAPKKVALAIYRSVRRGTQSAHTLSGRLVAREMGLKVGVAKKAIEATEPTFTNLEGQIRASRKPIPLIQFGAKGPRPSRGRGRGVTVRISGKTRRYARAFITTVGRHEGVFERRPGAGRLPIRELFGPSVGDVFRGKQNEILRHGAETVVKEMRRQIGNILGGIA; encoded by the coding sequence ATGGCGGACATCAACGTTCAGATAGACAGCAAGGCGGTGGAGCGTGCCTTGCGGGAAGCGCCTAAGAAGGTGGCGCTAGCGATTTACCGTTCGGTGCGTCGCGGCACTCAGAGCGCTCACACGCTCTCCGGGCGGCTCGTCGCGAGGGAGATGGGGCTTAAGGTTGGAGTTGCCAAGAAAGCGATCGAAGCGACTGAGCCAACCTTCACGAATTTGGAAGGCCAGATTCGCGCATCGCGGAAGCCCATCCCATTGATTCAGTTCGGTGCTAAGGGGCCGCGCCCGTCTAGGGGGAGAGGCAGAGGCGTGACAGTCCGTATTAGTGGTAAGACGCGGCGATACGCTCGCGCATTCATCACCACGGTAGGTCGGCATGAAGGCGTTTTTGAGCGCAGACCAGGAGCGGGGCGGTTGCCTATACGAGAGCTATTCGGCCCGTCAGTCGGGGACGTCTTCCGCGGCAAACAGAACGAGATTCTCCGCCACGGTGCCGAGACGGTGGTCAAGGAGATGAGACGGCAGATCGGGAACATTCTCGGGGGCATCGCTTGA